A stretch of the Gossypium hirsutum isolate 1008001.06 chromosome D07, Gossypium_hirsutum_v2.1, whole genome shotgun sequence genome encodes the following:
- the LOC107954419 gene encoding soluble inorganic pyrophosphatase 1, producing the protein MSEEDKNEAKVLETPRKPPRLNERILSSMSRRSVAAHPWHDLEIGPGAPAIFNCVVEIPKGSKVKYELDKKTGLIKVDRVLYSSVVYPHNYGFIPRTLCEDNDPLDCLVIMQEPVLPGCFLRARALGLMPMIDQGEKDDKIIAVCVDDPEYKHYTDIKDLPPHRLTEIRRFFEDYKKNENKEVAVDKFLPATAAVEAVQYSMDLYAEYIMQTLRR; encoded by the exons ATGAGTGAAGAAGATAAAAATGAAGCTAAGGTACTGGAAACTCCACGCAAACCACCCCGTCTGAACGAGAGGATTCTTTCGTCTATGTCACGGAGATCAGTTGCTGCACATCCTTGGCATGATCTTGAGATTG GACCTGGAGCTCCAGCAATTTTTAACTGT GTTGTTGAGATACCAAAAGGTAGTAAGGTCAAGTATGAACTTGACAAGAAGACAGgattgattaag GTTGATCGAGTTTTATATTCATCAGTGGTCTACCCTCATAACTATGGTTTCATCCCTCGCACACTTTGTGAAGACAATGATCCCTTGGATTGTTTGGTTATCATGCAG GAGCCCGTTCTTCCTGGATGTTTTCTGCGAGCCAGAGCCCTTGGACTAATGCCAATGATTGACCAG GGGGAGAAAGATGACAAGATCATTGCAGTTTGTGTTGATGATCCTGAGTACAAGCATTACACCGACATCAAAGATCTTCCCCCTCACCGCCTGACTGAGATCCGTCGTTTCTTTGAAGACT ACAAGAAAAATGAGAACAAGGAGGTTGCAGTCGACAAATTTTTACCAGCAACCGCTGCCGTTGAAGCTGTCCAGTATTCAAT GGATCTTTATGCCGAGTACATTATGCAAACCCTGAGGCGATAG